One stretch of Schlesneria sp. DSM 10557 DNA includes these proteins:
- a CDS encoding ABC transporter ATP-binding protein, whose translation MLAVDVQDLKVRYGKLEAVKGITLQIPPGEVFGFIGPNGAGKSSTIRVLATLQPDFLGVAKVMDLSIRSKPHQVREQIGYVPDFFGVYEDLTAREYLHFFAAAYRLPMSRRKAVVDDVLQLTDLTGKIDSQVDSLSRGMKQRLSLARVLLHDPAVLLLDEPASGLDPRARIEMRELLKALKEMGKTIIISSHILHELAQLCTRIGIIETGRMVAQGSVAEIYQRLGVLKIVHVQVANQTPELIEKLRGIRGVTHVDDQADRISIRLEESVMEVEDLHDFIHSQGARIRMFQPEVMDMETAFMKLTEGQTA comes from the coding sequence ATGCTGGCAGTCGATGTGCAGGATTTGAAGGTTCGTTACGGGAAGCTGGAAGCAGTGAAGGGGATTACTCTGCAAATTCCCCCCGGCGAGGTTTTCGGCTTCATTGGTCCAAACGGAGCAGGAAAGTCGTCAACGATTCGGGTGCTGGCGACATTGCAACCTGATTTTCTGGGAGTGGCCAAGGTCATGGACCTGAGCATTCGCTCAAAGCCGCACCAGGTACGCGAGCAGATCGGTTACGTTCCAGACTTTTTTGGCGTTTATGAAGATCTTACTGCGAGAGAATATCTGCACTTCTTTGCTGCGGCGTACCGCTTGCCCATGTCCCGACGGAAGGCCGTCGTTGACGATGTCCTGCAGTTGACAGATTTGACGGGGAAGATCGACTCACAGGTCGATTCGCTCTCTCGAGGAATGAAACAACGCTTGTCCCTGGCGCGCGTCCTCTTGCACGACCCGGCTGTCTTGTTGCTGGATGAACCCGCTTCCGGACTTGATCCACGCGCCCGAATTGAAATGCGCGAACTGTTGAAGGCCCTGAAGGAAATGGGGAAGACGATCATCATCTCCAGCCACATCCTGCATGAACTCGCTCAACTCTGTACCCGGATCGGAATCATTGAAACAGGACGGATGGTGGCTCAAGGGTCGGTGGCTGAGATCTATCAGCGACTGGGCGTACTGAAAATTGTTCACGTTCAAGTGGCGAATCAGACGCCTGAGTTGATCGAGAAACTCCGCGGGATCAGGGGAGTTACTCATGTTGACGATCAGGCAGATCGAATCTCGATTCGACTGGAAGAAAGCGTGATGGAAGTCGAGGACCTACACGATTTCATTCATTCACAAGGGGCACGAATCCGGATGTTCCAGCCTGAAGTGATGGACATGGAAACCGCGTTTA
- a CDS encoding uroporphyrinogen-III synthase produces the protein MPSPNERPLRVCSFESRRASEMKSLIERNGATATIAPSMREIPLDDNPAVFKFVEELVAGRIDIVVFMTGVGATALLAAVETRYSREDFLAALARTVVVVRGPKPTAVLRGWDVRIDHRAPEPNTWREVYQLLESTGPLAGRRIAIQEYGQPSVELYKAIESRQGTVVPVPVYQWALPHDLAPLRSAIQGTIAGDFDLILFTSAQQLNHVLAVADEDGLREKWLEAANRICVIASIGPTASENLRSQGVRVDVEPTRSTMGALVKEAVAAAGPLLAGRAEPTR, from the coding sequence ATGCCCTCACCGAATGAACGTCCGCTGCGAGTCTGCAGTTTCGAGAGTCGCCGGGCGTCTGAGATGAAATCGTTGATCGAACGAAACGGAGCAACAGCGACCATCGCTCCATCCATGCGGGAGATCCCGCTGGACGACAACCCCGCAGTCTTCAAGTTTGTCGAAGAACTGGTCGCTGGCCGCATCGACATCGTGGTCTTCATGACAGGAGTTGGCGCTACGGCGCTGCTGGCTGCGGTCGAGACACGGTATTCGCGGGAAGACTTCCTCGCAGCACTCGCTCGCACGGTTGTCGTCGTTCGCGGTCCCAAACCGACAGCGGTACTGCGGGGATGGGACGTCCGGATCGATCACCGTGCTCCGGAACCAAACACCTGGCGGGAAGTCTATCAACTGCTCGAATCAACTGGACCGCTGGCAGGTCGGCGAATTGCCATTCAGGAATATGGCCAGCCCAGCGTCGAACTTTACAAGGCGATTGAGTCCCGACAGGGGACAGTCGTTCCTGTTCCTGTCTACCAGTGGGCACTCCCCCATGACCTCGCCCCCTTGCGTTCTGCCATCCAGGGGACCATCGCCGGGGATTTTGACCTGATCCTGTTCACGAGTGCACAACAATTGAACCACGTCCTGGCGGTGGCTGACGAGGACGGACTGCGGGAAAAGTGGCTCGAGGCTGCAAATCGGATATGTGTGATTGCCTCCATCGGCCCCACGGCATCAGAAAACTTGAGGTCACAAGGGGTACGAGTCGACGTTGAGCCAACCCGATCGACGATGGGTGCTCTGGTGAAAGAAGCCGTCGCAGCAGCCGGTCCGCTTCTGGCAGGACGGGCTGAGCCGACTCGGTAG
- a CDS encoding leucine-rich repeat protein, with the protein MQFRMCSLVVIASLFVNSLAHAVDIEFPDANLDTVIREILKKKQIDKTDKSKKITDEDVSTIFFLEAPNRGIESLVGLEKCRNLALIKLTGNKIKDIKPVEECVNVQSIDLAKNQITDFAPLGKLTKLQYIQLDDNQIQSLEGVQNLKALGALYLSRNQITSLQPLAELPKLHALYLDKNRITDVTPLKGLRWLERLDLKDNQIKDISALGDMTELRFTFLERNQLTEIPTLVEMAKKDLAGERRFAPYWKLYLAGNPLNDAGKSQAAELAKQGVRVHLE; encoded by the coding sequence ATGCAGTTTCGGATGTGTTCGCTGGTGGTGATTGCTTCTCTGTTTGTCAATTCGCTGGCGCACGCGGTCGATATCGAGTTCCCTGATGCAAACCTCGACACCGTCATTCGCGAAATTTTGAAGAAGAAGCAGATCGACAAGACAGACAAGTCGAAGAAGATTACAGACGAAGATGTGTCGACGATTTTCTTTCTTGAAGCCCCCAACCGCGGAATCGAAAGCCTGGTCGGCCTGGAAAAATGCCGGAATCTAGCACTGATCAAGCTGACCGGAAACAAGATTAAAGATATCAAGCCGGTCGAAGAGTGCGTGAATGTTCAGTCGATCGATCTGGCAAAGAACCAGATCACCGACTTCGCTCCGCTCGGTAAACTGACCAAGTTGCAGTACATCCAACTGGACGACAATCAGATCCAAAGTCTGGAAGGTGTTCAGAATCTGAAAGCTCTGGGGGCGCTGTACCTCAGCCGGAATCAGATTACGTCTCTCCAGCCGCTGGCCGAATTGCCCAAGCTTCACGCGCTGTATCTGGACAAGAACCGCATCACCGACGTGACTCCGCTGAAGGGGCTGCGATGGCTGGAGCGACTGGATTTGAAAGACAACCAGATCAAGGATATCTCGGCATTGGGAGACATGACCGAATTGCGGTTCACCTTCCTCGAACGGAATCAGCTGACGGAGATTCCTACGCTGGTCGAAATGGCCAAGAAAGACCTTGCGGGTGAACGTCGATTTGCCCCTTATTGGAAGCTCTATCTGGCTGGCAACCCTTTGAATGACGCGGGGAAATCACAAGCCGCGGAACTTGCTAAACAGGGCGTGCGAGTCCATTTAGAGTAG
- the pdxA gene encoding 4-hydroxythreonine-4-phosphate dehydrogenase PdxA, with amino-acid sequence MTNAAPRVALSLGDVAGIGPEVVVSSLADKRLRETCRPVIVGHPAVVARAQRQVGVELSFVDVASPTEIDWSRSEIPCWNPSIDEVAQVPAGKIDARAGRAAYDYLVAATRAALRGEIDAITTAPLNKAALHAAGLNFPGHTEILAHECGVHDFAMMLYLPPGEPLKGPAGLGVAHVTLHTSIQSVPGLLSTKLIYETIHLVSNFLMQIGCSSPRIGVCALNPHAGEEGLFGDEESRLIAPAVESAVQSGVNAIGPIPADALLRRAVQGEFDGVAAMYHDQGHIALKLIGFERAVNVTLGLPIVRTSPSHGTAFDIAWKGLARTEGFVEAVRTAVQLVRSRANSTAQ; translated from the coding sequence GTGACGAATGCTGCTCCGCGAGTCGCCCTGTCGCTGGGTGACGTCGCAGGAATCGGGCCCGAAGTCGTTGTCAGCTCGCTTGCCGACAAACGCCTGCGGGAAACGTGCCGACCTGTTATCGTTGGACATCCTGCCGTTGTGGCCCGGGCACAACGGCAAGTCGGTGTTGAGCTGAGCTTTGTCGACGTCGCATCCCCGACAGAGATCGACTGGTCTCGTTCGGAAATTCCCTGCTGGAACCCTTCGATTGACGAGGTCGCCCAGGTTCCGGCGGGGAAGATCGATGCGCGAGCAGGCCGTGCAGCATATGATTACCTCGTCGCAGCCACACGTGCGGCCCTGCGGGGCGAGATCGATGCCATCACGACGGCTCCGTTGAACAAAGCAGCATTGCACGCCGCAGGGCTCAATTTCCCGGGGCACACCGAGATTCTTGCTCATGAGTGCGGCGTCCATGACTTTGCCATGATGCTCTACCTTCCTCCCGGCGAGCCTCTAAAAGGGCCAGCGGGTTTGGGTGTCGCGCACGTTACGCTCCACACATCGATCCAAAGCGTTCCCGGACTTCTTTCGACGAAGCTCATTTACGAGACGATTCATCTTGTCTCCAATTTTCTGATGCAGATTGGCTGTTCCTCTCCCAGAATCGGTGTCTGTGCACTGAATCCTCACGCCGGGGAAGAGGGACTGTTTGGTGACGAAGAGTCACGGCTGATCGCCCCCGCTGTTGAGTCTGCAGTTCAGTCTGGAGTGAATGCCATTGGACCAATACCTGCCGATGCACTGCTGCGACGTGCTGTGCAGGGGGAATTTGATGGAGTCGCCGCGATGTACCACGATCAAGGGCACATCGCTTTGAAGCTGATTGGATTCGAACGAGCTGTGAACGTGACGCTGGGCTTACCCATCGTGCGGACAAGTCCCAGTCATGGGACCGCATTTGATATTGCCTGGAAAGGGCTGGCGCGAACGGAAGGATTTGTGGAAGCCGTGCGTACCGCTGTGCAGTTGGTACGATCGAGGGCCAATTCCACTGCTCAATAA
- the purD gene encoding phosphoribosylamine--glycine ligase: MKVLVVGGGGREHALVWKLKQSPSVTQLFCAPGNAGIGLDCTNVNIPATDIPGLIKFAQKEKIDLTVVGPEGPLVAGIVDDFQKAGLRIFGPSRKAAELEGSKKFAKEIMRKANVPTADFRVFTNAAEAISYIEEREEGEKFVIKADGLAAGKGVTVCSNNDEARAAIKRMLIQREFGEASQRIVVEDRLEGEEASLLAFVDGNTIVPLEAAQDHKAAHDGDVGPNTGGMGAYSPTPVVTMDIVDTVVEKILIPMVHEMNKEGRPFRGCLYAGLMLTNQGPKVLEFNVRLGDPETQAVLFRLKSDLAKVMYAAAEGKLDQIEPLEWDPRPSVCVVMASGGYPGDFEKGHPIRGLEEAAQVPETKVFHAGTKQVGGQIVNDGGRVLGVTAIGESIAEAKLRAYQAVKCIRWDGAWCRKDISDKANRY, encoded by the coding sequence ATGAAAGTTCTTGTTGTCGGTGGTGGTGGGCGTGAGCACGCCCTGGTCTGGAAGCTGAAGCAGTCCCCTTCGGTAACGCAGTTATTCTGCGCCCCGGGGAATGCCGGAATCGGACTGGACTGCACTAACGTAAACATTCCTGCCACCGACATCCCCGGTCTCATCAAATTTGCTCAAAAAGAGAAAATCGATTTGACGGTCGTGGGGCCCGAAGGTCCGCTCGTGGCCGGAATTGTCGACGATTTTCAGAAGGCGGGCCTCCGAATCTTTGGTCCCTCTCGCAAAGCGGCCGAGCTGGAAGGATCGAAGAAGTTCGCGAAAGAGATCATGCGGAAGGCAAACGTGCCTACGGCGGATTTCCGTGTCTTTACGAATGCGGCCGAAGCCATCAGCTACATCGAAGAACGTGAAGAGGGTGAAAAGTTCGTGATTAAGGCCGACGGCCTTGCCGCGGGCAAAGGAGTCACCGTCTGCTCAAATAATGATGAAGCTCGTGCGGCCATCAAACGAATGCTGATCCAGCGTGAGTTTGGCGAGGCGAGTCAGCGGATCGTCGTCGAAGATCGACTCGAAGGAGAAGAAGCCAGTCTGCTGGCGTTCGTGGACGGCAACACGATCGTTCCTCTGGAGGCTGCACAGGATCATAAAGCGGCACACGACGGGGACGTGGGACCGAACACGGGTGGAATGGGGGCATATAGCCCGACTCCCGTTGTCACGATGGATATCGTCGACACCGTCGTCGAAAAAATCCTGATCCCGATGGTTCATGAGATGAACAAGGAAGGGCGCCCCTTCCGAGGCTGCCTGTATGCGGGCCTCATGCTGACGAACCAGGGTCCCAAGGTCCTCGAATTCAATGTTCGGCTGGGCGATCCTGAGACGCAGGCGGTGCTGTTCCGCTTGAAGTCGGACCTGGCTAAGGTCATGTACGCCGCCGCCGAAGGAAAACTGGACCAGATCGAGCCGCTGGAGTGGGATCCGCGCCCCTCTGTCTGTGTCGTCATGGCATCGGGAGGATACCCCGGGGACTTCGAGAAAGGTCATCCCATACGGGGCCTCGAAGAGGCGGCCCAGGTTCCAGAGACGAAAGTCTTTCATGCCGGGACCAAGCAGGTAGGTGGACAGATCGTCAACGACGGTGGGCGAGTGCTGGGCGTGACGGCGATCGGCGAATCGATCGCCGAAGCCAAGCTGCGAGCATATCAGGCCGTGAAGTGCATTCGGTGGGACGGCGCATGGTGCCGCAAGGACATCTCTGACAAAGCCAACCGCTACTGA
- the tadA gene encoding tRNA adenosine(34) deaminase TadA has protein sequence MDFLSEPLHPHDRWMHEALEMARQAFSEGEVPIGAVIVHNDRLIGAAGNQREQLKDPTAHAEIIAITQAAEALGSWRLLDCTLYCTLEPCPMCAGAIVQARIPTVIYGTTDPKAGACHTLYQITNDARLNHRATVLGGVMQDDCRGILQEFFAQQRALGKK, from the coding sequence ATGGACTTTCTGTCAGAACCGCTTCACCCGCATGACCGCTGGATGCATGAAGCACTCGAAATGGCTCGCCAGGCATTCAGTGAGGGCGAAGTCCCCATCGGTGCCGTCATTGTTCATAACGACCGGCTCATTGGCGCCGCGGGCAATCAACGTGAACAGCTCAAAGATCCGACGGCTCACGCCGAGATTATTGCCATCACTCAGGCCGCAGAAGCTCTCGGTTCATGGCGATTGCTCGATTGCACTTTGTATTGCACGCTGGAACCCTGCCCCATGTGCGCGGGAGCGATCGTCCAGGCCCGGATCCCAACCGTCATCTACGGCACGACTGATCCCAAAGCGGGCGCCTGCCATACGCTGTACCAAATCACCAACGATGCCCGCCTTAACCATCGAGCAACTGTACTCGGTGGCGTGATGCAGGACGATTGTCGTGGAATTCTGCAGGAATTTTTCGCTCAGCAGCGGGCTCTAGGCAAAAAGTAG
- a CDS encoding ArnT family glycosyltransferase translates to MDDAQVEDFGDTRVSLRSIAIVLGIYLVLAAVLPAADDEVYYWTWSKELQWSYYDHPPMTAVLIYLSTAVFGDSVFGFRVPACVASAVVVYVIGRLTRCRLLMLGVLFSPLFTIGAVMMTPDSPLILFWALYLWWLVELQQRLAPEAGAEGSVPKPVKITWGWWTLGGIILGCGVLSKYTMGLIVPATFVSLLLSRRRLTDWISGYVYHGVVSAVVASPILIYNIQQGFEPLLFQWKHAAQTTPNALRSMVEFIGVQILLFGTLPFYLFPWVIKRFLTLCQNPRLRACSCLYALPLAFFVYKSTQTRLEGNWALVCFISFWPLAAVWYDSVRASKFWHWSTASAFLPPAIAVVVIFIHLVSPLSIVPVKLDRIHRQFAVDDATAEVARIIQERGEKIPVFADSYQMTSWLRFHGLPAQQVDGATRPSHFTRPPRRLTNVDRAYVVTNLPLSPILTEGFGLPEVVASVPMQIRGVTEGTLNIRLYQKPNRNPVGQPEVP, encoded by the coding sequence ATGGATGACGCTCAAGTCGAGGATTTTGGGGACACCAGAGTCAGTCTGAGATCCATCGCCATCGTACTGGGGATCTATCTGGTTCTGGCCGCAGTTCTTCCTGCTGCTGACGATGAGGTCTACTACTGGACCTGGTCTAAAGAGCTCCAGTGGAGCTACTACGATCACCCTCCGATGACCGCAGTCCTGATTTATCTGTCGACGGCGGTTTTCGGAGACTCCGTATTTGGATTCCGTGTTCCTGCCTGCGTCGCATCGGCAGTCGTCGTCTATGTGATTGGACGTCTCACCAGATGTCGCCTGTTGATGCTGGGCGTTCTGTTCAGTCCACTCTTCACCATCGGCGCGGTCATGATGACTCCCGATTCGCCGTTGATTCTATTCTGGGCCCTGTATCTATGGTGGCTGGTAGAACTGCAACAGCGGTTGGCTCCTGAGGCGGGAGCAGAAGGTTCTGTACCGAAACCGGTGAAGATCACCTGGGGGTGGTGGACCCTGGGGGGCATCATTCTGGGCTGCGGAGTGCTCAGCAAATACACCATGGGACTGATCGTCCCCGCGACATTTGTCAGTCTGCTGTTGTCCCGACGGCGATTGACAGACTGGATTTCGGGGTATGTCTACCATGGTGTCGTTTCCGCAGTCGTTGCCTCTCCGATTCTCATCTACAACATTCAGCAGGGGTTTGAACCGCTTCTTTTTCAGTGGAAGCATGCTGCTCAGACGACTCCGAACGCACTTCGTTCCATGGTCGAGTTTATCGGCGTACAGATCCTGCTGTTCGGGACGTTGCCGTTCTATCTCTTCCCGTGGGTGATTAAACGATTTCTGACTCTGTGCCAGAATCCACGGCTTCGCGCATGCAGTTGCCTCTACGCACTGCCGCTGGCGTTCTTCGTCTACAAGTCGACCCAGACTCGTCTGGAAGGAAACTGGGCGCTGGTCTGCTTTATCTCGTTCTGGCCGCTCGCTGCCGTCTGGTACGATTCAGTCCGCGCGTCGAAATTCTGGCACTGGTCAACCGCGTCTGCTTTTTTGCCACCGGCGATTGCTGTCGTCGTGATCTTTATTCATCTGGTGTCGCCGCTTTCCATTGTGCCGGTCAAACTTGATCGCATTCATCGGCAGTTCGCCGTTGATGATGCGACCGCAGAGGTGGCTCGGATTATTCAGGAACGTGGCGAAAAGATTCCGGTATTCGCCGATTCCTACCAGATGACGTCGTGGTTGCGATTCCACGGACTTCCCGCACAGCAGGTCGATGGAGCGACCCGGCCGAGTCACTTTACCCGACCTCCGCGCCGGCTGACGAACGTCGACCGGGCCTATGTTGTCACGAATTTGCCGTTGTCGCCAATTTTGACGGAGGGATTTGGGCTTCCGGAAGTCGTGGCGAGCGTTCCGATGCAGATCAGGGGGGTAACCGAAGGGACTTTGAACATTCGATTGTACCAGAAGCCGAATCGGAACCCCGTGGGCCAACCGGAAGTTCCCTGA
- the tsaD gene encoding tRNA (adenosine(37)-N6)-threonylcarbamoyltransferase complex transferase subunit TsaD gives METTIAESQAIPSGRLLLAIESSCDETAAAVINRDRKVLSSVVATQHELHERFGGVVPEIASRAHLERILPVIDEALRQADAKLSDLGAIAVATHPGLVGSLLVGLTAAKSLALVLDIPLLSINHIEAHIYACQMAAGRNVFPAVGFVVSGGHSNLYDCISPVEFELLGSTTDDAAGEAFDKVAQILGLEYPGGPQIEVIARNGNPKAVNFPRTFVNNSRLDFSFSGLKTAVLYAAKGTPGARAQPEPLTEQRIADLAASFQAAVVDTLIAKCDQALQQTGRQRLLVGGGVAANSLFRQRLTELSRSRKIELIIAEREHCTDNAAMGALGWELWERGLTSPLDLDVKPGLVRRKSN, from the coding sequence ATGGAGACCACGATCGCCGAGTCACAGGCAATTCCTTCCGGGCGGCTTTTGCTGGCGATCGAATCTTCCTGCGATGAAACTGCTGCTGCGGTCATTAATCGTGACCGAAAGGTCCTTTCGAGCGTCGTTGCGACGCAGCACGAATTGCACGAGCGATTCGGTGGCGTCGTACCAGAGATCGCCTCACGAGCACACCTTGAGCGAATCCTTCCGGTGATTGACGAGGCGCTCCGGCAGGCCGACGCCAAATTGTCCGACCTCGGAGCGATCGCCGTGGCAACGCATCCGGGACTGGTCGGATCGTTGCTGGTCGGGCTGACTGCTGCGAAATCCCTTGCTCTCGTTCTCGATATTCCGTTGTTGTCGATCAACCATATCGAAGCTCACATCTATGCCTGCCAGATGGCGGCGGGTCGGAACGTGTTTCCTGCAGTCGGCTTTGTCGTGAGCGGGGGACATTCGAACCTTTACGACTGTATTTCGCCCGTGGAATTTGAGCTCCTGGGTTCGACGACTGACGATGCTGCAGGTGAGGCATTTGACAAAGTGGCGCAGATCCTGGGGCTCGAATATCCCGGGGGACCGCAAATCGAAGTGATTGCTCGAAACGGGAATCCGAAAGCGGTCAACTTCCCTCGAACCTTCGTAAACAACTCGCGTCTGGACTTCAGCTTTAGTGGGCTGAAAACGGCGGTCTTGTACGCGGCCAAAGGAACACCGGGCGCACGTGCGCAGCCTGAACCGCTGACCGAACAACGGATCGCTGACCTGGCTGCCAGCTTTCAGGCGGCGGTCGTTGACACGTTGATTGCAAAGTGCGATCAGGCGCTGCAGCAGACAGGTCGTCAGCGGTTGCTCGTCGGGGGCGGGGTGGCGGCGAATTCGTTGTTCCGGCAACGCCTGACAGAGCTCTCCAGATCCCGCAAAATTGAGCTGATCATTGCTGAAAGAGAACACTGCACGGACAACGCGGCCATGGGTGCACTAGGGTGGGAACTGTGGGAACGCGGTCTCACTTCCCCCCTGGATTTGGATGTTAAACCTGGACTCGTGCGAAGAAAGTCCAACTGA
- the rsmH gene encoding 16S rRNA (cytosine(1402)-N(4))-methyltransferase RsmH: protein MTADGFERPPRRTRYPGKNPRNFHERYKELQPERYPDEVAHVAARGRTPAGTHRPIMVKEILNLLAPRPGDFAVDCTLGYGGHAQELLQAIQPNGRLLGMDADPLQLPKTEARLRALNCPEESLIVRRMNYAGISQAVLAESPDGADVILADLGLSSMQIDDPDRGFTFKSDGPLDMRLNPQHGQPVSSMLSKLSEKELARILELNADEPQSVRLAGAILDAHAEYPFNTTTDLANVVTEFVRSRRNRSEDDVKQTLRRVFQALRIAVNDEFGALEAFLRQLPACLKPAGRVAILTFHSGEDRRVKHAFRDGLRDGIYSQILEEVMRPSPEEQRANPRSSSAKLRWAVKAS, encoded by the coding sequence ATGACCGCCGATGGATTCGAACGACCGCCACGACGCACCCGCTATCCAGGAAAGAATCCCCGCAACTTTCACGAGCGTTACAAGGAACTTCAGCCTGAGCGGTACCCGGACGAAGTCGCTCATGTGGCCGCCCGCGGACGTACTCCAGCCGGAACTCATCGGCCGATCATGGTCAAAGAGATCCTGAACCTCCTTGCCCCTCGGCCAGGTGATTTTGCAGTCGATTGTACCTTGGGATATGGGGGTCACGCTCAGGAACTTCTGCAGGCAATCCAGCCGAATGGCCGGCTGCTGGGTATGGATGCAGATCCCTTGCAACTGCCGAAGACGGAAGCCCGACTTCGGGCTCTCAATTGCCCGGAGGAATCGCTCATCGTTCGGCGGATGAACTATGCCGGGATTTCGCAGGCGGTGCTGGCAGAATCACCGGATGGCGCAGACGTGATTCTTGCCGATTTGGGGCTATCGTCGATGCAGATCGATGACCCGGATCGGGGCTTCACGTTCAAGTCGGACGGTCCTCTTGATATGAGGCTCAACCCACAGCATGGACAACCGGTCTCGTCGATGCTGTCGAAGCTCAGCGAAAAGGAACTGGCTCGAATTCTCGAGCTAAATGCGGACGAACCGCAATCCGTAAGGCTGGCCGGGGCAATTCTTGACGCCCACGCGGAGTACCCCTTCAATACGACGACCGATCTGGCCAATGTGGTGACCGAGTTCGTTCGCAGCCGTCGGAACCGAAGCGAAGATGATGTCAAACAGACGTTGCGGAGGGTGTTTCAGGCGTTGAGGATTGCGGTCAATGATGAGTTCGGAGCGCTGGAGGCATTTTTGAGACAACTGCCAGCCTGCCTGAAACCCGCAGGTCGGGTCGCCATTCTGACGTTTCATTCCGGCGAAGATCGCCGTGTCAAACACGCCTTTCGCGACGGTTTGAGAGACGGCATCTACAGCCAGATTCTGGAAGAGGTCATGCGGCCCTCGCCTGAAGAGCAGCGGGCCAATCCCCGGTCATCGTCTGCCAAGTTACGCTGGGCTGTGAAGGCCTCGTGA
- a CDS encoding SIS domain-containing protein: MLGTQLTPSQYLKRCAEVFDTLDVSQIEGLANDIYAAYEQGRFVFLIGNGGSGSNCSHFCEDLGKSTLDRKDFTNDSVKRLKVLSLTDNTPYILAWGNDEGFDQVFVQQLKNFASPGDVLIAISGSGNSPNILNAVEWANKTGLTTWGITGYTGGKLKDLGKKNLHVPLDDMGMVESVHLVAFHWILNDIHGRINKVGRYKV; encoded by the coding sequence ATGCTTGGAACCCAACTCACTCCGTCGCAGTATCTCAAGCGTTGTGCGGAGGTCTTCGACACACTTGACGTTTCGCAGATCGAAGGCCTGGCAAACGACATTTATGCCGCCTACGAACAAGGGCGATTCGTGTTCCTGATCGGCAATGGCGGCAGCGGTTCAAACTGTTCGCACTTCTGTGAAGACCTCGGCAAGAGCACCCTGGATCGCAAGGATTTCACCAACGATTCGGTCAAGCGGCTCAAGGTTCTCAGCCTGACCGATAACACGCCGTACATCCTGGCTTGGGGCAATGATGAAGGGTTTGACCAGGTCTTTGTCCAGCAGTTGAAGAACTTCGCATCTCCGGGCGATGTGCTGATCGCGATCAGTGGCAGCGGAAACAGTCCCAACATTTTGAACGCCGTCGAATGGGCGAACAAAACTGGTCTCACCACGTGGGGCATCACCGGATACACCGGTGGGAAACTCAAGGACCTCGGTAAGAAGAATCTCCACGTTCCGCTGGACGATATGGGAATGGTTGAATCCGTTCACCTCGTCGCGTTCCACTGGATTCTGAATGACATTCACGGTCGGATCAACAAAGTCGGAAGGTACAAAGTCTGA
- the rfbC gene encoding dTDP-4-dehydrorhamnose 3,5-epimerase, with protein sequence MNTLPTGIQGLILIEPKAFGDARGFFFESYQRDRYREVGIGESFVQDNVSRSRKGTLRGLHYQMVQPQGKLVYVTRGEVFDVAVDMRRSSPTFGKWFGAYLNDENHRQLYVPPGFAHGFYVTSEIADFSYKCTDFYNPAHERTLLWNDPAVGIEWPKEITPILSPKDERGLLLADAEAYP encoded by the coding sequence ATGAATACTCTACCGACAGGGATCCAGGGGCTGATTCTGATTGAGCCCAAAGCATTTGGTGACGCTCGCGGGTTTTTCTTTGAGAGTTATCAGAGAGACCGTTACCGCGAAGTGGGAATCGGCGAAAGCTTTGTCCAGGATAACGTGTCTCGCTCACGCAAGGGGACGCTGCGAGGGTTGCACTACCAGATGGTGCAACCACAGGGGAAGCTGGTTTATGTAACCCGCGGCGAAGTCTTTGACGTTGCCGTCGATATGCGACGAAGCTCACCCACGTTCGGCAAATGGTTTGGAGCGTACCTGAACGACGAAAACCATCGACAGCTCTACGTGCCTCCGGGCTTTGCTCACGGGTTCTATGTGACCAGTGAGATTGCGGATTTCTCGTATAAGTGCACCGACTTCTACAATCCGGCCCATGAACGGACGCTCTTGTGGAACGATCCCGCGGTCGGGATCGAGTGGCCCAAGGAGATCACCCCCATTCTTTCGCCAAAGGATGAACGAGGGCTGCTGCTCGCTGATGCCGAGGCCTATCCGTGA